In one Inquilinus sp. Marseille-Q2685 genomic region, the following are encoded:
- a CDS encoding GntR family transcriptional regulator yields MKRQDTDQGRVGTLVEAIRDDILYGVYRAGEWLKQIDLQERYEANRFEVRQALVELKNRRLVEHKVNSGFRVAAPDPEELLHLKAVRTILETGAAEPVVARATAADLAELDDIAARFEQAIETGDPPTRTELNYAFHRRLYDIAGNPVLAALIHDMRERGQSGTTGRWFTLAGLRLSAQEHHAMIAAIRARDAAALRQLIDHHINRR; encoded by the coding sequence ATGAAGCGGCAGGACACGGATCAAGGGCGGGTCGGGACGCTGGTCGAGGCGATCCGGGACGACATCCTCTACGGCGTCTACCGGGCGGGGGAGTGGCTGAAGCAGATCGATCTGCAGGAGCGCTACGAGGCCAACCGCTTCGAGGTGCGGCAGGCGCTGGTCGAGCTGAAGAATCGCCGGCTGGTGGAGCACAAGGTCAACAGCGGCTTCCGGGTGGCGGCGCCCGATCCGGAGGAGCTGCTGCATCTGAAAGCGGTGCGGACGATCCTCGAGACCGGCGCGGCGGAGCCGGTGGTGGCGCGGGCGACGGCGGCCGACCTGGCCGAGCTCGACGACATCGCGGCGCGGTTCGAGCAGGCGATCGAGACCGGCGATCCGCCGACCCGGACCGAGCTGAACTACGCCTTCCACCGCCGGCTCTACGACATCGCCGGCAATCCGGTGCTGGCGGCGCTGATCCACGACATGCGCGAGCGTGGCCAGTCCGGCACCACCGGCCGCTGGTTCACCCTGGCCGGCTTGCGCCTGAGCGCGCAGGAGCACCACGCCATGATCGCCGCCATCCGCGCCCGCGACGCGGCGGCGCTGAGGCAGCTGATCGACCACCACATCAACCGGCGATAG